Proteins co-encoded in one Brassica rapa cultivar Chiifu-401-42 chromosome A02, CAAS_Brap_v3.01, whole genome shotgun sequence genomic window:
- the LOC103851491 gene encoding uncharacterized protein LOC103851491 — protein sequence MATGKSYYARPSYRFLGTDQSYFAATDSGLEFDESDLYSSAGSVHSASPRKKISASVRSGKKPSNRPSSCAGAAATSLPINVPDWSKILREEHRDNRRRRIEDDDGESEDGEEWLDGSGGRLPPHEFLARTRMASFSVHEGVGRTLKGRDLSRVRNAIFEKIGFQD from the coding sequence atggcCACCGGAAAAAGCTACTACGCTCGGCCAAGCTATCGCTTCCTCGGCACCGATCAGTCCTACTTCGCCGCCACCGATTCAGGTCTCGAGTTCGACGAATCCGATCTCTACTCATCCGCCGGTTCCGTCCACTCCGCTTCGCCTCGGAAAAAAATCTCTGCATCCGTCAGATCCGGTAAAAAACCGTCGAACCGGCCGTCCTCGTGCGCCGGCGCCGCCGCGACGTCGCTCCCGATAAACGTGCCGGACTGGTCGAAGATTCTCCGCGAGGAGCACCGCGATAACCGTCGGAGGAGGATCGAGGACGACGACGGAGAATCGGAAGACGGAGAGGAGTGGTTGGACGGTAGCGGCGGGAGATTGCCGCCGCACGAGTTTCTGGCGAGGACGAGGATGGCGTCGTTCTCGGTGCACGAAGGAGTTGGGAGGACGTTGAAGGGGAGAGATCTGAGTAGGGTCCGAAATGCAATTTTTGAGAAGATTGGGTTCCAGGATTGA